The following nucleotide sequence is from Archocentrus centrarchus isolate MPI-CPG fArcCen1 chromosome 6, fArcCen1, whole genome shotgun sequence.
ggaggagggtGTTGCTTACTGGAACTGGACCTAGCTTTGGTCCTCACGGCGACCTTTTTGCAGTCCCTGGGCAAAGTCTTTGGACGCTGCTCAGTGTTGTTGGTCATGCATCCTTTGATCCCAGAGGAAATATGCTCGACGCCCTCTCCTGTTCCCCTCCTTCCTCGTCCTTTACCCtgcctctccttctcctttAAACCCACGTGAGATGACTCACTCTTCTTACTGGCTCCTAGGATATTAGGGTTTCTTGTGACCCGGGCATCACCTTCTCTTTGCCTTTCATCACCTCCCTTCCTAATTCTTTCATTCTCATTGGCCTGATAAAGGCTAGTCTGACTCTGAACACTATTCTCTGTCTCCTCTAAATCCTCTATAAATTTGGCCCCATCTAGCACCTCTTCTATCTCATCTCCATCACTGAAGAAGCACCTGTCCTCCTCGCCCTTTTTAACTCCCCCTTCTGTTTCATTACCAGCAACTGGGGCACAATGCGACCTGAAGCGATGGCTCATTTTACTTGGCTTAGTGTCTGATTGTGATCCCTCACATATTTCTGTGCCATGTCGCGGTCTGGGAGTCATCTGGTCAGCAGCACTTGTGTTCTCATTAATATTATCACTGACAGCATGCTTAATATAGCCTCCATCCTCGGGACAGTACTGTTTGCAATACCTCATGTCCACAATGCCCTCTCTGTTCAAATGCAGCACCTCATCATAGTCCTGCTCGACATCAGAGCCCACATTGTCGTACTCAGAGCAGGTGTCCTCCATGTCCTCAGGACTAGGATCACAACTCATGTAATAGTGATTTGCAGAAACAGGAGAAGTCAGCTGGTCATTCGTATCATCCTTCAATGTGCAAGGTGGTTGCTCAGTCGCCTCCTTCACCAAACCCCCCTGCTCGTCTTGGCTCTGTCCTGGACCGGGACATGATGAAGTGCTGGGTGCCAATATTTTGGAAATGGATGCTAGCCTCTTTCCATGAGCCATAACTGGCCCCTTAAGCCCACTACCCTAAGCCCTGCAAACATTAATAGAAAACCAATTTAACATTTTTGAGACACATATTTTCAACAGCATACATTCATACTCTTAACAATCGCTCATATTATCATGAAAAATAATTGAACACATGGTGCTTTTTGTAAATGACTCCATGTCATCACCTAATATAACAACCCGGAGAAATTAACTTCCAAAGACTGCGATGCTCTCtttcataaaaacagaaactcttTAGCCAAAAAgatcaacaacaaaacaaccttTTCCCATTTTTAAGCTTCTGCACTAAAACCCTACAGCAAATCCCAGAGCTTTTCTCAACCACTTAGCACAGCAGGTGCCATCAAACTTAAATAACCAAACATCAAAGATTCCGCTTTGCTCTTACAAAATTCCAGATAAAAGACCCACTCTTGTATTACAGTGAATATCTCTGTGTCACGCTTTAACAACACACACGTGCTCCTTACATAATGCTAAGATTAATAACAAACATCCATCTTTTACTCACATGCACCATCTCAGTCCTTTTGCCTATGATGCTGTTTGTTATCTGTGATCTTGCTTGGTTGTGTCTGCTCTAATTTTGTCTTGATGTCCTGCAGAACAGGAAACCTGCAGTAAAACTACAGACACGCAGCTTTTCTCCTGCAACACTCCTCTCTATTCTTAGCACCTCCCACCACAGAACCACAGACATATGCAGATGTTCTATACTGGTTAAATGTAAGTCAATGCTGACTTATGCCTTCACACAGGATTTAAACTTCTCTCTCACAGGTGAAAGTCTTCTGCTTAACATGCGGCACACTGTGAACCTGTGACTGTCCGTAGGACAGGTTGGATTTTGTAAAACTTGAAAACAGAGCCCACACAATGTGCAGGAATCGAGTTCTCTCACACACCACATGAATTATAATAGGCTGAAAAGTTATTATGGATTTTGGGGCAAGTAATGCCAACAATATATTACCTGTGCCTACTTTCAGATAGTAGCATGTGACGTTTtctataaaatatgttattttttaTAGTTTATTAAACAGTATCTTTAAGAAACTGGCCTGAAAAACAGTGCAGAACACTACATGACTCCCTTTGAGACGCGGATATCGAATCTGAATTTGTATTTACCCAGTAAAAAGGTGCAACACAACATCCCATAAAATGCTAACTGAGCTGATAATGCTACAAATTCAGTACAAATTTACCTTATTTCAATATGAATGTAAATCTGAGACAGGCAGGAGCTTCTCTTATATGATGTTCTGGTAGTTTAAAGAGGCAAACAACAGAAAAGACTGTCATGAATTAGTTGGACAGTACTTCACAGCTGAACTGCTAAaataaatgtgaacaaatgatAACAACTCTTAATTGTAGTTAAATGTAGGATTTAACTAGCTCAAGCCACCCAAATGTAaatactaaattattttttctgatAGTCTGCAGTCAacaaaactggaaatttaaaatgGTGGCATGGGACTCTGccctcaccagacactttattaggtacatctcgCTAGTATCGGGGTGGATCCCCTTTTGatttcagaactgctttaattctttgtggcaaatattcaacaaagtgctggaaacatttgtcagagattttggtccatactgacacgacagcatcacacagctgctgcagatgtgatgcctgcacatccatgatgcaaatcgctcgttccaccacatcccaaaggtgctccattggattgagatctggtgattgtggaggccatttgagtgcagtgaactcactgttatgttcaagaaacctgtttgagattatttaaaatatcccccacaccattacgccaccaccaccaccagcctgaaccattgatggagggcaggatggatccatgctttcatgtagtTTACTCCAATCATCTGAATTTCACTGCAGAAATCatgactcatcagaccaggcaatgtttttccacttttcttctgtccaattttggtgagcctgtgttgTTGCcatcctatcagctcaaagcagcttacggccataccaccctgaacccgcccgatctcgtctgatctcggaagcAACGCAGGGTTGGGCCTGGTTAGTACTTGTATGGGAGCCTGTGTTAATTGTAGCCTCAATTTTGTGTTCTTAGCTGAAAGGAGTGGCACACTGTGTGTTCTTCTGTTGGTGtggctcatctgcttcaaggatTGGTGCGTTCTGCATTcatagatgctcttctgcataccttgggtGTAATGAggggttatttgagttgctgttgccatcctatcagctcaaagcagtctggtcattctcctctgacctctggcatcaactaGGAATTTtcccccagagaactgccactcactggatattttctgtctctttggaccattctctgtaaactctagagatgttatgagggaaaatcccagcagatcagcagtttctgaaatactcagagcagcTGGCACCaacatctggcaccaacaaccatgttatgtttaaagtcacttaaattgcCTTTCTTCCCCATCTGATGTTCAGTTTGACCTTCAGCACGTCATCTTGAGCATGTCTACGTGCATTGCTGCCGTGTGACTGgataattagatatttgcattagcgtgcagttgaacaggtgtacctaacaaagtggctggtgagtgtacatTCACCATATATTCTTAATCAAGACAACAACTGGCAGATTGAGTAATCATGAAAATATGTTATTTGCAGCCCTACGATAACAACACAAGCATACAACAGCAGCATTTAACACCAGTAAATTATacttaaaaaacattaaagagaCTATTCATAAAAGTGCTATTGATTGTATTTGCACATTCTGGAGGACCAAATACAAGGCCAGGGAATCTTAATAAGAATTTAAGATTCCCTGAGCTCCACCAAATCCCCTTTTATACCTGTTATCATTTAAAACATGTGAAATGCCTAAATGTGATGCTCTCAGTCTAATAATACAGGCTCTATATTTGATTAGTACTGGATTTATGAGAGGTAACACACTGAGCGGCGGTGTGCTACACGCCCAGTATAAACGTGTCATCATCAGCATCCTCGTCTCCACATCGAGCGTCTACGCATGTGGCTGAAAACATTTCACAGTGCAGTCTGGATTCACGCTTTGGGATGTGGCTCAACGCTGTCCACAATGAAATGAATCCAATCAGTGTTGATCGGGTCATGATGCAACTGGGATTATAGcatcatcagcacaaaaacctcTAATCCCGGCTAACAGACCTAAACATGACTTCTCCATGGTGCTGAACAGGCAATTAAAACAACAAGGGTAATTATAGAGTAGGACTGAGGATCAGCATCGCAGTTTTCTAGCATTTGCCCTGCCCTTGACGTGTATATGGTAGTATTTTATAAGCCCATTACGCCTAACTTTTGCCGCAGCTGCAGGGGTGGTTGTTGTGGTGGCTCCAGTCTCCCCACAAGTGGACGCCGCATTTCTATCTGCCCAAATGTCGATAAGATAATCGGATATGTCCTGCGCATATAGCGTGCATTAAAGGATCGGTCTCCCTCCACACACGCTCTCTAGTGGTTATACCATCTGGAGGCATCCTGTTATcctacagctgctgctgcaattCACATCGACCTTGATGTGAAGCATCGAGACTGCACCATGCTGACATCCAACTAATGAGCTGATGTGCCACAGGAGCACGCACATCCAGCGTTGTTATCGCTCTGTTACAGAGACACGAACAGGCCTACATGCATCAGTATTGCATGTTACCGTCCATACGTGCATAAATATGTGTGCAGCTTACCGACATCAGTCCTGTGGGCGCCCCTCCTGTAAAATGCCCGTGTGCTGATCAGATCAGATTGCTCTCCGGGATGGTGATTTTTGAATAAAAGCCGCACAGCAGCCCAGGAACCTGTGTAGAAAATacacccccaacacacacacacacacacaacacacacaccaaccatgTGCTCACTGGCTGCACCGGTCAACCCAACATAAAACACTCCTTTGGTCAATGCACACTCAAATCCACGATTTGAATTCTAGTTATTTTATAATTGATTTAACAGTATACCGGGGTGCTATGTATGTATATTGTGAAGACAGACCCCTTATATGACTTGTTTTATTAACATTAtctctcatttaaaaacatattcagtATGATTATCTTACAATACTTCTTGAGAtttatttgctgttgttttttttttttaaaggaaaaatatcGATGTATATGGGATCGATTTTTGATATGTTAAATGGCGTTCTGGGCTCTACTGGTTGTGCCTAAGAAGCGGGATTCTGTACCACGTCTGCTACCGGTGTGTTAGCTGTTGTTTTGAACCACTCACAACCTGGATTTAtagttttctgtttaatttgtaAAGCACTGAAAGTTGCAGATGTGTGACCATTTTAAATGAAGTGTTTATTTTTCCGGGAGTGGATTTTAAGTAAGCTGGAGTTCAAGAGAGCCGTAGAAATACAAAGCAAAGCTCTCCTGTCAGAGTATGCgacaaagaaaagctttgggGGAAAGTAGTTTTCACCGAGCAACACTTCCACTGCCGCCTGAAACATGACCGAGAGAGCTGACAAAGGCAAACCCAAGGGACGCTTATCATTGTCCAGAAGCAAAAAGAAAGGCGGTGTTGCTAAAGCTGGGACTCTTGCGAGTGCTGCCACCACAAGTCCAATCACGTCGTTCTTCTGCAGCCAGCCTCCACCTAAGCTGGCCTGCCCCCTGTGTGGCCAGCTGGTACCGAGATTCAGGATCAATGAGCACATTGATCTGCAGTGTCAGAACTTTGAGAGAGGAGACAGCACTGTCGGCTCAGCAAGTAATAGTGTTGTATCGAGCACTCAGCTGTCACCCAGGAGGAGTCTCACAAAGTCCCCAGAGCTGGATCGAAAAGTGGAAGAAGAGGGCAAAGAAACCAAAACTAGTCCTTATTTCAAAAAGAATAACTTACAGCAGGCACCACGGGAAATAAACAGCAAGACTGTGGTCAGGACCATTGATCTGGGAAGTCTTTCTTCCAAACTATCCAGAAAATATCACAAGGCACCTGAGAGGATACAGGTGGAGGATGAAAATGAACTTGAGGAGACACTGAATAGctcacagaaagaaaatgttctGATTCAAAGTTTAGATGACAAAGAAGAGTGCATGGCAGTCATATCCACCGGTGTAGCCTGTGCAGCAGCAGTGGAAGGTCCATCGCATtcagaaaaacaacataactttgAAAACAAAGCATCAAAATCTGATACTGTCCAAAAACTGGTTACTCCAAAGCTGCACTCTTCTCCCTCCAAccatcaaaagaaaaaacaaaacatcttccACTGGTAAGGTAGCAGGCTTTAACAAGAAAGCCAAACTGGAGGAGAAGTGCTCTGAAAGTAAAGCTGAAACATCTGATCTTGAGCAGCGTGAAACTGTAGTACCTTCATCTGCTTGTGACCCACCTTTGAATTCAAAGGAAACACATGAGGAAAGGGTCGCAGTTATCAGTGACAATTTACTGCCTGTGTTGGCACTGATAACAACACAGTGAAGAGCGCTCAACTACGGTTTCCCCGCATCTTCCCTACTACCTCAGAAACTTCAAAACTGTACTGAACGCCGTGCTGGAGAATGATGACGACAGAGAATTATTCAACCAGGATGATTTGTCATTTATATGTGCATTTGAAAATCTCTCAGGTATGCAAATGTCATTCggtaattattttaaatgttgacAAGAAAATTTGTCCGGATGTTCACGTGTATTCTCTCTCTTAAAGTCATGGGACAGAAGCTGTATGTGAGGCTTTTTCAGAGGAAATTGAAGTGGCTCCAAGTAAATAGCTGGATTATGAAGAGATAGGCAGCGTCTTGGACCGGTTTGCACAGGAAACTGGTTCAAAGTGGTTTCTACAGACAGGTAAATGATCTCTAGcattacagtttttttaaaaaataattttgtagtAATTTTAACATAATTTTCCTGTTATGTCTTTGATGCAACTGCAGTGATTACATTTAGATGTGTTTGCTCCATACTGACAATTGAAGCTAGAAAATAcagtgaaatgtctcattcagcCTTGTGAAACACCACTTCATCCCAAAAATTTCTCTGATTTTTACACCTCAAAGAGAATGACCTTGAGGACTTAGGTGAGGCTCTGGATCTCCTACCAGCTCCTGAACTCAAAGCTTTGGCTAAGACTTTCCACCTCGGCAATTCAGGGACTCAGAAACAGCAGCTAGTGGACGGGCTACTTCGTCTTAGCAGGCAAAAGTCTCTCTTCTCTCCGACCTCTGCACAAAACAATGTTGGAACGGTCATCCTCAAACGGTGAGATAATTATCTGCGTTATGTTCTTTTGGAGCACTGGTATTACAGTAGTGGTCTCACCCCTGTCCTGTCTTTAAAGGGCTAAGCAGCTCGCAGGTTCCTCTGTGCGTCTCTGTCGCGGTCCACGGGCTGTCTTCTCTCGGGTTCTTCTGCTCTTCTCTCTGACGGCCACCATGGAAGAAGAGGAGATGGCAGCTGGTGGACAGAGCCAGCTTTATACCATCCTTTTGGTAAACTCAGGTCGTCTGGCCTTCCCGGACTACACAATGCAGCGTGTAGCCAAGGTTTTTCGGGACAGAGAGGACCTTATCAGGTGAGGACCTACCAAAAGATCTAAAATGGCCTTCTCTAAGCAAGATAGGCACAAATAAGTACTACTAACTCCATGCATCACACCAGATATGAAGCTTCCATGCGAGCACTGCAAGAGGTGATCCTGGCTATGCAGGGTGGTCAGTGGGAGACGGCCCTGGAGCTCTACACTGCAGCGAAAAGTGAATGGCtagagctgaagaaaaaccatgACCTCAGGTCCGAACCTCATAAATCTTTGTTTCTGTATTTCCAAAAACAGTCACTGCTGATTGATGACAGTATGTTTTGTTTGCAGTCATCTGGAAGAGCTGCCCGTGTTCCTGCGCTGCTTCACTGCAGGATGGGCTTACACTCGAATCTTATCCAGGGGGGTAGAGATTTTGCAGAGGCTTCGTCGCTATGAGGTTTTCTGAACCTATCCATTCACTGCCTAACACAAATTTCAGTATTTATTGTCTCTGAGTATCATAAATGAAAATGTCTGTCATGGGTCTTCTGTTCATGTCTCAGGAAGCGGTTGAAGAGCTGCAGTCCTTGCTGTTGCAGTCCGTTTACTGTCCTGACAGCCGCGGGCGATGGTGGGACAGACTGGCGCTAAACCTTCACCAGCACCTCAAAAGTCCTGAGCAGGTGCTcacctttctctctgtttccattCACCTCCTCTGAGACAGTCtcttaatttattttgtgtgtgacatTGTTATCAGTTAAGTCtgttacattttcatttgttggaCTGTGTTTTTTTACCTGTCAGGCTGTCTGTGCTATCAGAGATGGGCTGTCAGACCCTTTGGTGCGTACAGGACATAAACTCTCCCTCCATCAGAGAGCTGTTAGAATGAAAGAGTCTGCCAGCTGCAAGAAGTACCGCCTGCAACTGAGAGAGCTGCCCACTGTCCAAGTCCAAGATGTCAATCATGTGAGTTTTTCACAGCGTGTCAGTTTGTGGGTTTCAAAACAGAACAACttagttgtttttaatttttgtctgTATGTAAAAAggaatttattatatttttttgtgcGTGTTTGTTTTTACGTCTGACTGCAGGTGACTATTCGAGGACAGCTGTTTCCTCATGAAGGAGGCATGGGGAAGTCTAGATTTCTTTTACCAGCAGATGAAGAAGGGGAAGACGGTGCTCGTTCCACTGTAATATGCTCTGTAGAAGAGCTGTGTTTAGCGCATTACCGACAGCAAGGTTTTGACCAAGGTAAACAACTTCTTTTCTCCTGTAAAGAATATGTGGACATCAGCAGATtgcaggcattttttttaagattattattattatcatcatcaggGATCCATGGAGAGGGCTCAACATTCTCAACATTGTTTGCTCTTCTGCTGTGGGACATCATTTTTATGGACGGTATTCCAGATGTCTTCCGAAACCCATACCAGGTAAAGAAGGCTCTGTATATGTTTAGCTGAATATGTATGAACCCCTAGAACTCATGCTTGTTTCCCCTTGCAGACGTGTCCACTGGATCTTTACACCGACTGTTTCTATGAGAACAGAAAGGATGCAATTGCATCGCGTGCCCAGTTACTTTGTGAGGCATCCGTGGAAACTCTGCAGAATATGTTAGAAGATGTCTGGAATTCCCAGGAGGGTAAAGTGTGTTCGTTGGTCAGCTGGGAACGTTTCTCATCCCTTCAACAGGCGCAGGTacttaagtttttaaaaatggatgTTTGATGGTATCAGTGTACAGTGTTTCTCACGTTACGTGTCAGTGCAGTGGGACAGATGGTGGCAGTTATCCTCACATACACGACATAAAAATCTCACTTCATTTCCAAGTTTGGAGCATCTTCTATTGCCAGATTAGCACCCAGACTCTTTTACTTTGGAGCCATGCTGGTGTAATACATGCAAAATAGGGTTTGAGACTGTCTTGCAAGGCATTCGATGAATAAAGCAATAATGGAAAAATGTTACAAGAAAAGGCGACGCAGCAGCAGTAAACATGCTCTTGTCTCAaatcttttgaaatgtgtttctggCATCCAGTTGAAGATGAGTATGTAatactgtttcatttttaatggcagtaaaaagcatttttttgtaaaaatactgtaaatttcTACATTTGTTACTAGAGGTACCAACATGACACTAATGTGATCATGATCATgtgctgatttttatttattttttttccccagtctcTTGTTGCGTGCCTGGGTGGAGCCTTTCTTGGTGGAGTAATAGCACGAATGGCAAAAGACTACAGGCACTGCCGTGGAGGTTTACCCGACCTTGTGGTGTGGAACACCTCAAATAACAGTTACAAGGTGAGATCATCTGACCGTCCtggcttttttcctctctctctctctttgtattCAATCAGGAGTTTTGTTGGTGCCCAATAATTTAAAATCTCATGACATTGGATGTTCTGTGATTGTagctggtggaggtgaaggGGCCCAATGACCGACTGTCCCACAAGCAGCAGATCTGGTTGGATGAGCTGCAGAAACTTGGGGCCGATGTGGAGGTGTGTCACGTGACTGCTACTGGAGCCAGAGGAGCTCGTCTGGAATaaaaagagacagaagaaaTGGCTGATAAGACTTTGCTGCTAATTAATGAgactgtggcaaaaaaaattgaaacatcagcaaacagacaggaaaaaacatttcttttttcctgattCTGATCATCCAGAGAAACTGTTGGGTTTGCTCATTTTGACACTTCCAGAGGACTGTTGCAGCTGTCTGTCCTCTAGAGAATGGTGCAAATCTTAATCTCAAAAACTCTGTCGCATAAAATTTTACCTTTCTATGTAGAAGGAAGTTAACGTGCTTTCTGGTGTACAGCATTACCATCAAGGAAGGATGATCTTCACAGGAAGAGATGAGGTCATTGTTGACAGCTGCTGGGATCAGAAATGGTTTGTTTACAGATAATTGCAGTTGATGCATGATAGGAAATGGATCCAGCCACCACACTCATTTACtggtgtttcctttttttcGGCAACACTACATTCACAGGATTGTGGGTTACCAAGCAACCAAAACTCCCATTTTCTTGGCTGCTTATAAATTGCACAGCAGCTCTATGAGTTTGTTATGCAATTAAATACTGTGATAATATGCCAATAAATATGGTTTTTGCTGCTAACCATGGGTTAATCAAATGAATCATTTTGGTACAAACTAAGATTATAGATTATAGTAAGATTAAAGAGATTTGTCTATTATTATAGcataattcatatttttgtttatcaaatagtcataaataacaggaaaatgcacCGATTTCTGTTTAATAAGATTGTCATCAATAATTATTTACCTTAGCGTGTTGGTTTCAAAGTTTTCTTATGTACCTCTTTAGAAGCTGGAAAAAGCTCAGACCCCTCAAGCTACATTTTCTTTAATCAGTTCAgaataataatacaaacattttagttgatttctttttaaataaaggttagtAAAGTAGCATCAGCAAgtcttcttttgtttatttctctcacaaaagaaaacattcatcTTAGTTTCACACCCTGGCTGCAGTGGCTCTATGCTGGGGCTGTAAGGATTCTTGGAGTAACTCGAACAACtcgattatttaaaaaaatcctcaacGCAAATTTCTTTGCTTCGAAGTTTCATTTAaactgcagcgctcagctgtcacCATGTAAACGCGAACGTTTCacccacatttaaaaacagacctgcaatataaacatatttaggagcgTGCatgtgaagaaaaagcattacaataatactttgtagctgctccaatCCACCGCCGTTTGCTTCACACAgcaaatatttacagtaaagctacagaagttaaaataataTATGCAGATTAACTGTTAACTTAGTCTGATACCATATTTAAATCAGGCAGCTCGCTCAAGGCTGATGGCAGCTTTATATGGCGGTGAGACTTTCAGGGCAGGGGGGGTGTAGTAGACCATATTTATTTTAGGGCTTTAGTAACATTGTTTTGCAGATTTAGATTCATGTAAAATAATATATTCattaaattgtatttaattttatttattatttttttttttccgcagGCCAGAGTCACTGTCTGGGGCTGTTAGACaggacactgaattattattaacattaattattaacatctGCACCATCAAaacatctgttttctgcagcaggaaacattTCAGCAAAGCACAGAACAAACCTCAGCTCTGAGAACAGTGATATGCTCGCTTTTCTTCACTGCAGCCACCACACAGGCTTACAGACACTCACTCGTTCACTAGCACACTtaaacacagatacacacatgtaaaaaacacataaacaccaaaTCTACCTCATCCAGGAGATACACCACTGGCAgaactttttttccctcctactAATGTATGAAAGCCTTCCAAGAAGACAGAGTAAAGGCTATTTAATTTTAAGCCttagattattttatttgacattaatgtact
It contains:
- the fan1 gene encoding LOW QUALITY PROTEIN: fanconi-associated nuclease 1 (The sequence of the model RefSeq protein was modified relative to this genomic sequence to represent the inferred CDS: inserted 5 bases in 3 codons), with amino-acid sequence MTERADKGKPKGRLSLSRSKKKGGVAKAGTLASAATTSPITSFFCSQPPPKLACPLCGQLVPRFRINEHIDLQCQNFERGDSTVGSASNSVVSSTQLSPRRSLTKSPELDRKVEEEGKETKTSPYFKKNNLQQAPREINSKTVVRTIDLGSLSSKLSRKYHKAPERIQVEDENELEETLNSSQKENVLIQSLDDKEECMAVISTGVACAAAVEGPSHSEKQHNFENKASKSDTVQKLVTPKLHSSPSNXIKRKNKTSSTGKVAGFNKKAKLEEKCSESKAETSDLEQRETVVPSSACDPPLNSKETHEERVAVISDNLLPVLALITTXSEERSTTVSPHLPYYLRNFKTVLNAVLENDDDRELFNQDDLSFICAFENLSVMGQKLYVRLFQRKLKWLQVNXLDYEEIGSVLDRFAQETGSKWFLQTENDLEDLGEALDLLPAPELKALAKTFHLGNSGTQKQQLVDGLLRLSRQKSLFSPTSAQNNVGTVILKRAKQLAGSSVRLCRGPRAVFSRVLLLFSLTATMEEEEMAAGGQSQLYTILLVNSGRLAFPDYTMQRVAKVFRDREDLIRYEASMRALQEVILAMQGGQWETALELYTAAKSEWLELKKNHDLSHLEELPVFLRCFTAGWAYTRILSRGVEILQRLRRYEEAVEELQSLLLQSVYCPDSRGRWWDRLALNLHQHLKSPEQAVCAIRDGLSDPLVRTGHKLSLHQRAVRMKESASCKKYRLQLRELPTVQVQDVNHVTIRGQLFPHEGGMGKSRFLLPADEEGEDGARSTVICSVEELCLAHYRQQGFDQGIHGEGSTFSTLFALLLWDIIFMDGIPDVFRNPYQTCPLDLYTDCFYENRKDAIASRAQLLCEASVETLQNMLEDVWNSQEGKVCSLVSWERFSSLQQAQSLVACLGGAFLGGVIARMAKDYRHCRGGLPDLVVWNTSNNSYKLVEVKGPNDRLSHKQQIWLDELQKLGADVEVCHVTATGARGARLE